A stretch of the Neodiprion lecontei isolate iyNeoLeco1 chromosome 4, iyNeoLeco1.1, whole genome shotgun sequence genome encodes the following:
- the LOC107227339 gene encoding tyrosine-protein kinase Drl-like isoform X2: MNFVVPVPANMADLEFSWQSLVGHPLPYSMQLDYEVVGTPGRGNTGMTALLPPRVNVSAQGEVPVKLQVFRIRLPCSGDASAEIPLVLRLNVTAPPGTRYNDTVLLFRRNKICLKGVEAPLKNNSVKLEAGSLVTGSGTLYVAAACACALVLVVASVVSALYIRNSKARVQESQKTLPCCSYTAATTGGLTGSSVLVRVDTRPGSANSGSYATIADLEPLYARPCGSRASYYAASHVTHLSQATDPCDKAKALAVPRSALYCRNLAQVGTFGQVFKGTLELAGRDQEVIIKTVTEVASAYQASLLVVEGSQLAGLVHANIASLAAACLDSPCPLLAYNSTPNELNLKLYLTDGRYHPVARDLVHVGAQVARAGAFLHGRGLLHRDIAARNCLIEPVSLRVRLADAALARDLFPQDYHCLGDNENRPIRWMALETLIYNQFSTATDVWAFGVLLWELATMGQQPYLEVDPFEMTACLRDGYRLAQPRPCADELFAVMTVCWLGLPRDRPTMPQLLAYLQEFHDALGGFI; the protein is encoded by the exons CTTCCCTACTCCATGCAGCTCGACTACGAAGTCGTCGGGACGCCGGGTCGAGGCAACACCGGGATGACGGCTCTACTACCACCGAGGGTGAACGTCTCGGCCCAGGGAGAAGTTCCGGTCAAGCTTCAGGTGTTCAGGATACGTTTGCCCTGTTCCGGAGACGCCAGTGCCGAGATTCCGTTGGTCTTAAGGCTGAACGTCACAGCGCCACCTGGAACCCGATACAACGACACTGTTTTACTCTTCAGACGCAATAAAATTTGTCTCAAAG GTGTGGAAGCCCCACTGAAGAACAATTCAGTGAAGCTGGAAGCTGGCTCCCTGGTAACTGGCAGCGGAACACTCTACGTGGCAGCGGCTTGTGCCTGCGCCTTGGTTCTCGTCGTTGCAAGCGTGGTCAGTGCCCTATACATCAGGAACAGCAAGGCCAGGGTTCAAGAGTCACA GAAAACGCTGCCGTGCTGCAGCTACACAGCAGCTACTACCGGAGGTCTGACCGGGAGTTCGGTCCTCGTAAGGGTGGACACTCGCCCCGGAAGTGCGAACTCCGGAAGCTACGCGACCATCGCCGACTTGGAGCCACTTTACGCTAGACCCTGTGGGTCAAGGGCGAGTTATTACGCTGCCAGTCACGTGACACATCTCAGTCAG GCAACGGATCCGTGTGACAAGGCGAAAGCTCTCGCCGTTCCCAGGTCAGCTTTGTACTGTCGAAACCTTGCCCAGGTCGGGACCTTCGGCCAGGTTTTCAAGGGAACACTGGAATTGGCTGGACGAGATCAAGAAGTGATCATTAAGACTGTCACAG AGGTGGCATCCGCCTATCAGGCTTCCCTCCTCGTCGTCGAAGGATCACAGCTCGCCGGTCTCGTTCACGCCAACATTGCTTCGCTGGCCGCGGCCTGCCTCGACAGTCCGTGCCCACTTCTGGCCTATAACTCGACGCCAAACGAGCTTAACCTGAAGCTCTACTTGACGGATGGCCGATATCATCCCGTCGCTAGGGACCTCGTCCACGTCGGTGCTCAAGTCGCAAGGGCAGGAGCTTTCTTGCATGGGCGGGGACTCTTGCATAG ggataTCGCGGCGAGAAACTGCCTCATAGAACCGGTCAGCCTTCGCGTCAGGCTTGCCGACGCTGCTTTGGCACGGGATCTTTTCCCTCAGGACTACCACTGTTTGGGCGACAATGAAAATCGACCCATTCGGTGGATGGCCCTTGAAACTCTCATCTATAATCAGTTCAGCACTGCCACCGATGTG TGGGCTTTCGGCGTTCTCTTGTGGGAGCTGGCGACGATGGGTCAGCAGCCGTACCTCGAGGTGGATCCCTTCGAGATGACGGCGTGCCTGAGGGACGGCTACAGGCTGGCCCAGCCGAGGCCTTGCGCCGACGAGCTTTTCGCGGTGATGACGGTCTGCTGGCTCGGACTTCCGAGGGACAGGCCGACGATGCCGCAGCTCCTCGCCTACCTCCAGGAGTTCCACGACGCGCTCGGTGGTTTCATTTAG
- the LOC107227339 gene encoding tyrosine-protein kinase RYK-like isoform X3 codes for MQLDYEVVGTPGRGNTGMTALLPPRVNVSAQGEVPVKLQVFRIRLPCSGDASAEIPLVLRLNVTAPPGTRYNDTVLLFRRNKICLKGVEAPLKNNSVKLEAGSLVTGSGTLYVAAACACALVLVVASVVSALYIRNSKARVQESQKTLPCCSYTAATTGGLTGSSVLVRVDTRPGSANSGSYATIADLEPLYARPCGSRASYYAASHVTHLSQATDPCDKAKALAVPRSALYCRNLAQVGTFGQVFKGTLELAGRDQEVIIKTVTEVASAYQASLLVVEGSQLAGLVHANIASLAAACLDSPCPLLAYNSTPNELNLKLYLTDGRYHPVARDLVHVGAQVARAGAFLHGRGLLHRDIAARNCLIEPVSLRVRLADAALARDLFPQDYHCLGDNENRPIRWMALETLIYNQFSTATDVWAFGVLLWELATMGQQPYLEVDPFEMTACLRDGYRLAQPRPCADELFAVMTVCWLGLPRDRPTMPQLLAYLQEFHDALGGFI; via the exons ATGCAGCTCGACTACGAAGTCGTCGGGACGCCGGGTCGAGGCAACACCGGGATGACGGCTCTACTACCACCGAGGGTGAACGTCTCGGCCCAGGGAGAAGTTCCGGTCAAGCTTCAGGTGTTCAGGATACGTTTGCCCTGTTCCGGAGACGCCAGTGCCGAGATTCCGTTGGTCTTAAGGCTGAACGTCACAGCGCCACCTGGAACCCGATACAACGACACTGTTTTACTCTTCAGACGCAATAAAATTTGTCTCAAAG GTGTGGAAGCCCCACTGAAGAACAATTCAGTGAAGCTGGAAGCTGGCTCCCTGGTAACTGGCAGCGGAACACTCTACGTGGCAGCGGCTTGTGCCTGCGCCTTGGTTCTCGTCGTTGCAAGCGTGGTCAGTGCCCTATACATCAGGAACAGCAAGGCCAGGGTTCAAGAGTCACA GAAAACGCTGCCGTGCTGCAGCTACACAGCAGCTACTACCGGAGGTCTGACCGGGAGTTCGGTCCTCGTAAGGGTGGACACTCGCCCCGGAAGTGCGAACTCCGGAAGCTACGCGACCATCGCCGACTTGGAGCCACTTTACGCTAGACCCTGTGGGTCAAGGGCGAGTTATTACGCTGCCAGTCACGTGACACATCTCAGTCAG GCAACGGATCCGTGTGACAAGGCGAAAGCTCTCGCCGTTCCCAGGTCAGCTTTGTACTGTCGAAACCTTGCCCAGGTCGGGACCTTCGGCCAGGTTTTCAAGGGAACACTGGAATTGGCTGGACGAGATCAAGAAGTGATCATTAAGACTGTCACAG AGGTGGCATCCGCCTATCAGGCTTCCCTCCTCGTCGTCGAAGGATCACAGCTCGCCGGTCTCGTTCACGCCAACATTGCTTCGCTGGCCGCGGCCTGCCTCGACAGTCCGTGCCCACTTCTGGCCTATAACTCGACGCCAAACGAGCTTAACCTGAAGCTCTACTTGACGGATGGCCGATATCATCCCGTCGCTAGGGACCTCGTCCACGTCGGTGCTCAAGTCGCAAGGGCAGGAGCTTTCTTGCATGGGCGGGGACTCTTGCATAG ggataTCGCGGCGAGAAACTGCCTCATAGAACCGGTCAGCCTTCGCGTCAGGCTTGCCGACGCTGCTTTGGCACGGGATCTTTTCCCTCAGGACTACCACTGTTTGGGCGACAATGAAAATCGACCCATTCGGTGGATGGCCCTTGAAACTCTCATCTATAATCAGTTCAGCACTGCCACCGATGTG TGGGCTTTCGGCGTTCTCTTGTGGGAGCTGGCGACGATGGGTCAGCAGCCGTACCTCGAGGTGGATCCCTTCGAGATGACGGCGTGCCTGAGGGACGGCTACAGGCTGGCCCAGCCGAGGCCTTGCGCCGACGAGCTTTTCGCGGTGATGACGGTCTGCTGGCTCGGACTTCCGAGGGACAGGCCGACGATGCCGCAGCTCCTCGCCTACCTCCAGGAGTTCCACGACGCGCTCGGTGGTTTCATTTAG
- the LOC124293986 gene encoding 4-coumarate--CoA ligase 1-like produces the protein MNVNNSGFRIRNHVLEGEQVSYNANYNSVGKFVLDRLESNPALTGQIDTATGEIYTFGKMRERSVRCALWMKSQGLIPRDVIAIYSEHQLDAMIPCYAALYLGAIFTASDVALETSDFYHRLSVTKPKIIFVSEKGVAAVEESLKATKLDAKIVVFGRCTGFIDFESAIAKQDAEEVMNFKCTPIESSREIALILFSSGTTDLPKDPAMSHAALLMQFCIKSEIFGMDGKICLYLPHFSWITGLHCSFMSLGWGIPRLITKVFDEPSIFAIIEKYKVNWLHVSPGMLNRFLKSDVLGLYDLSSLTRVIFSGTPLSTTSYEALSKRFPKIQIVVNYGTTEVGCVSLQSLDSGLTTFCGKIVENAKLKVIDPDTNRLLGPSEKGELLLKSTFMMNSYYENPEATAEIVDEEGWVHSGDFGYYDENGNVFVINRIKEIIWYHGRNVYPSEIENLILTHPGVMEVAVVGQPHLDDVEHPIAFVVRVTGSDIREEITETEIVDLVAARMPDHYRLRGGVTFLEDIPKTSTGKFQRRKLRDLVRAMVTP, from the exons ATGAATGTG AATAATTCAGGATTTAGAATAAGAAACCACGTACTAGAGGGCGAACAAGTCTCTTACAACGCCAATTATAACAGTGTTGGAAAATTTGTACTGGATAGACTAGAAAGCAATCCAGCCTTGACGGGTCAG ATTGATACCGCTACTGGCGAAATATACACTTTCGGAAAAATGAGAGAGCGAAGCGTTAGATGCGCCCTATGGATGAAGTCCCAGGGTCTGATTCCACGAGACGTCATTGCGATCTATTCCGAACATCAACTCGATGCAATGATACCTTGCTACGCAGCATTGTATCTTGGGGCTATTTTTACTGCTTCGGATGTAGCGTTGGAAACAT CTGACTTTTATCACCGGTTGAGTGTCACTAaaccaaaaataatattcgTCAGTGAGAAAGGAGTTGCGGCTGTAGAGGAATCGCTTAAAGCAACAAAACTTGATGCAAAAATAGTCGTCTTTGGCCGTTGTACGGGTTTCATTGATTTCGAAAGCGCAATCGCAAAACAAGATGCCGAAGAGGTGATGAATTTTAAGTGTACCCCGATCGAGTCTTCGAGGGAGATTGCTTTAATTCTATTTTCTTCTGGAACAACGGACCTGCCAAAAGATCCTGCAATGAGCCACGCCGCTCTCCTGATGCAGTTTTGCATAAAATCCGAAATTTTTGGAATGGATGGAAAGATTTGCTTGTACCTTCCACACTTTAGTTGGATCACTGGACTACACTGCTCTTTTATGAGTCTAGGTTGGGGTATACCCAGGTTGATAACAAAAGTCTTTGACGAACCCTCAATTTTCgccataatcgaaaaatacaaa GTGAACTGGCTTCACGTGAGTCCCGGCATGCTCAACAGATTCTTAAAATCTGACGTATTGGGCCTCTACGATCTTTCTTCTTTAACTCGAGTGATTTTTAGTGGAACACCGCTCTCCACAACGTCTTACGAAGCTTTGTCCAAGCGCTTCCCGAAGATCCAGATCGTCGTAAATTACGGCACGACGGAAGTTGGATGTGTTTCACTCCAGTCGCTGGACTCAGGGCTTACCACCTTCTGCGGtaaaattgtggaaaatgcaaaattgaaGGTAATCGATCCGGATACCAACCGCTTGTTGGGTCCCAGTGAAAAAGGTGAACTACTGCTGAAGAGCACCTTCATGATGAACTCTTATTATGAGAATCCTGAAGCCACAGCCGAGATCGTTGACGAGGAAG GATGGGTCCACTCTGGAGATTTCGGTTACTACGATGAGAATGGGAACGTTTTCGTGATTAACAGAATTAAGGAGATTATATGGTATCATGGTCGCAATGTATATCCATCCGAAATCGAGAATCTGATACTGACTCATCCTGGAGTCATGGAAGTGGCTGTTGTAGGCCAACCGCATCTTGATGATGTGGAACATCCGATAGCGTTTGTGGTCAGGGTAACTGGCTCTGACATACGTGAGGag atcACTGAAACCGAAATAGTTGATTTGGTAGCCGCAAGGATGCCAGACCACTATCGACTTCGTGGTGGCGTTACGTTTCTCGAGGATATTCCCAAAACTTCGACCGGAAAGTTCCAACGCCGAAAACTAAGAGATTTGGTGAGGGCCATGGTGACACCTTGA